The following nucleotide sequence is from Campylobacter anatolicus.
CCTTACGATCAGCTATCTCGTTTACGAAGCGAAGCCCAGTCTTTGGATTTACCATTATGCCATAAGCATACCCACGAGTGATCCAGCGATACGCAAAGCCAAAAAATGGCTCATCCGCTGATGTAACATGCATACGTTGGATATATTGCATATCTATAAATTTAATGTCATCGCTAATTAGTTTTTGTGCCGTGTAACCAGTCGCACCCATATGATTTGTCGTTAGCACATCATCTCTAAGTGCTGGATCAAAAATCTGTCTAAATTTAAGATCCGCACCCCAGCCGCCAGTAGCTAGTATAAGTCCACCATAACATCGGTAGTATCTTACCTGCCCGCTTTTGTTATCTTTTTCTTCAAATTTGGGATCAAACTTAAACTCATACTTCTCACGCACTTTTATACCGACAACCTCACCATTGTCATTGTAAATAATCTCATCCATTATGACACGGGTCGCGATCTTGCCACCATTTTTTCGTATAGCTTTTTGAAGTGGGCGAGTGATATAGCTACCAGCTCCAGCTGAGTGTGAGCGAGGCACGGTATGTCCGCCACTCCTACTCACCCATTTAAATTTAACTCCGCTATCAACGAGCCATTTAAACGTCGTAGGACCTTCATATATCATCTCACGCACAAGCTCCACGTCATTTAGATTGTGTCCGCTTTTTAGCGTATCTTTTATCTGAAGCTCTGGATCATCCTTTATGCCATCTCTATCTTGTATCGGCGTCCCAGCCACTGCCATAGAACCTCCACTATAAGCTGAATTACCACCAAGATACTGCATTTTTTCTATCATTATGCAGTTTGTTATACCACTATCAAGAAGTGATAGCATAGCAGCAGAACCAGCAAATCCACTGCCAACCACAATAGCATCAAACTCATCGTCCCAGCTACCCACATCCTTATCTGACATCTTACCAAATGAAAACGTAGGCACAGCCGTCGTTGCTAAACAACAGGCGATGGTTTTAAGTGCTTTTCTTTTAGAAGCGTTAAACATCTGTTTCTCCTTTAAATTTTACAAAGACTTTAAAAAATCTTTTAAAGGAATATTAATATAAATTTTTTGGTTTATTTTTGATAAAAAGTGTGATGAAATTTAAAAGCATTTTTTATCAATATATGTGAAGTAGCTATTTTAAGCTATTTTATAGATATTTGAAATATAATTTAAATTTTATAAATTTATGTTTTTGTCAATAAAATATTAAATTTTTATGTAAATAAATTCAGGAGCTGCACTATTTGTCAATAAAAAATAGATAAAAGGGGGCTTAAATTTATAAAAATTCACATCATAAAACACCTCATTTATCTTTTGCATCAACTCATCAAAAGATAAATTTGTAGCACCAACATCTACTTTCGCCCACTTACCAGCTGGAATTTCGACATAAGATAGTTCGCTATCATTACTGTGCGTGGCATAAATTTTATGCTCAATGTTACCATTTTCTAAAAATATAAATATGTCTTTTATATTGCTTTTTTGTTTTGACTTTAGAAAGTCTAAATTTTCAAATTTATGCGTTATAGCCAATCTCATTGGTTGTTGTTTTATCTCCTCAAATACTAGCTGATTTTGCGGTAAGATATTTAAATTTTGCCTATATGCTATGGGTGCTAAATTATAAGTTTTAGAAAAAGACCTTATAAACGTCTCATTGTGAGTAAAACCACACTTTTTAGCTATCACACTTACTTTTTCATCGCTAAATTTAAGCAAGAATGCCGCACGTTCAAGACGATAGCTCCTTAAATATCCAGAGATATTGTCATTCATATAGTTTTTAAATACTCTTTGTATGTGAAATTTAGAGTATCCTGTTACTTTAGCGAGCTTCTCTATACAAAGCCCATCGTCGTCAATATTTTGCTTTATAAAAAGCAGTAATTTTTCTACATTTGCATTATAAAGCTTGTTGCTTGTCTTATAAATTTCTTGCATAGAGCTAACATCTTGAAATAAAACAGATATAGCAAATGGTGTATTTTGACTAAGTGGTGCGGTAGTTATAATGTATTTCTTAGGCTCATTTATGCCAATATTTATATTAAAATATCGTATCTGGCTTGACGTGAGAGAGATCTCTAGCTCACTTACAAAGCCTTGCTTTTCATCATCTGTTAAAAACTTACTTAAATTTATACTGTTTTTTAGATTATTTGTATCTTTAAAATCATAAAAATTCTCAAACTCAGTGCTAGCAGAGATGATATCAAAGCTCTCGTTGCAGTTTATAAATATACCACTCACCTGTTTTGTAAGTATATCTTTAATATAATTTTTTTGCTCATCAAGCTGCTTTGAACTTGCATTGCTTTTGTTAAACCAAAATAAATTTATAAGCACATACATCAAAACACACAAAGCATATAGCAGTAAATTTATAAAAAGATATTTACCAAGTTCACTTGCATAAAGCTCTTGGTTTTTTTCAAAAACAAGTTGCCAGTTTGTGTTTTTGATAGTAAATGCCACATACTTTTCATTTGGCAAAGTGATGTTTTCAAATGATATAGTTTCATTTAAATTTGCAAAACTAGCTAGTATCTCGCCACCACTATTTATAAGATATAAATTTTTATCATAAAGAGTCTGATACTCCTTAAAATAGCTCCGCATAAACTCAAACGGCTGTCCGCCGCAAAACACACCACGTTTACTGATTAGTTTAATAGGTGTGCAGATAGAGACACTACGAAGCCCAAGTCGCATTGATATATAGGGATTTGAAGCGATAGTTGCACCAGCTTTTAGCGTATCATTATACCAGCCACGCGACTTTAAGTCATAGTTGTGTGGTGTGACATAATCATAATCTGAAATGTAAAAATTGCCATCATCAAGCCCCATTATAAGGTATGGAAAATTTGAACTTTGTTGAAATTTATAAAGCAGTGGCTGTATTTGCGAGCTATCAGCAATATTTTCATTTTGTAAAAGACGTGCTATCTTTTCTATATCCTTAAAATTTGAACTAGCCCAATCCTCTACCTTTGCGTGTATCCGTCCAAATAGCTCAGTCTCATACCGTCTGATGTTATCTTTTAACAGGTTATAGTTTAGATAGTAGTTTAGTCCAAGAAAAAGTAAAAATACAATACTAATAATTATAAAAAATTTACTATCTTTTTTGTTGAAAAACTGCAAATTTCATCCATTTGTAATATCTTAGACCATCATTATTACAAAAATACTCTTTAAACTTATTTAATAAATTTAAATTTTGTAATCCTGCACAACATGATATTAGTAGCACAGCACCTTAAGATAGTAGTTAGAAAGGTCAAAGACAGTAATAAATGCCAGACTTGTCTTTATCTCTGCTTAGTGAAATATCACAGACGATAGGTTGAAAGTGGTATTTTAATTTAGATGGATTATAACACGATGAATAAGACAAAGCCTCTATCATAATGACAACTAAACCTTAGCTTGTAAATTTAAAATTTGTAAAAAGTCAAGCACCTGATGATATAATAGACTTTGGAGTTTACTCAGCCACAATTTGCAATAAAAGAGATAGCTGAAACTGTAGCCACAGGAGAATTAATGAAAGCTAATTTATAAAAAAAGGCAAAAGAATTTGATTGCCCAACGGATTATATTTGTTTAGATAGTTCATAAGTTAGAAAGTATATACGGAGATACAACCACCGCAAATAAAAATCAAAGTACATCTAAAATCTAGATGCACTTTTTAAATTTTAATGCTCCTCAATAGCAACTGCACCAGCCAGATAAACATAAGTTAGCATCATAAAGATGAATGATTGTAAAACTGCCATAAGCGTTAGTAAAGCATACGCCGGTAACGGTGCAAACCAAGGTGCAAGTGTAAGCATAACCAAAAGGAACAAATCATCACCTTTAATATTGCCAAAAAGACGAAAAGATAGGGATACAACACGTGATAGGTGAGATATGATCTCAACTAAAAACATAAGTGGTGCCAAAGCCTTGCTGGGCCCCATAAAATGGGCAAAATACTTAGAAAATCCATTCTTTTTAATGCCTTCATAGTTATAATAAATAAAGACAATAAGTGCTAATGTAAGTGTTAAATTTAGGCTAGAGCTTGGCGATTCAAAGCCAGGTATGATACCTATAACATTTGAAAAAAATACTACAAAACCTATAGTCGCAACAAGTGGAACATACTTTCTAGCAAGTTCTTCACTACCTAGAGTATCTCTACCCATTGATAGAACGCCACTTAGATACGCCTCTACTATGTTTTGTAATCCACGTGGAACAAGTTGCATATTGCTAACTGACAGTTTTGCAACTAAAACTACAATAAGTGCAACAAGACAAAAATGAAATGCATAGACAAATGCGTGGCTGTGATAAATCATATTTGAAAATAGAAATAAATCCTTCATGCCTAACCTTTTAAGAATTTTTGTGTGATTTTATCTAAAATTTGATTAATCTTTTTTTAAGGTCACTCAATTTTGGCAAATTTATTAACTTCACCCACAAAAATAGTCATAAACTAACTTGACGATAGTCGCACCAACTACGATTAAAAACATCGTCCTTATAAATTTAATCTCTTTTTTGATAACCATATTTGAACCCACATAAGCACCTAGCATCTGCCCTGCCCCCATAAGTAGCCCAACTATCCAAAGTACGTGTCCTGCGAGTAAAAATACACCAAGCGATACAACATTACTAATAAAATTTAAAAGCTTTGTATGAGCGACTGCTTTTTTCATATTTAAACCAATCAACATCACAAGTGCAAACGTCCAAAATGACCCAGCACCAGGTCCAAAAAAGCCATCATAAAAGCCTAAAATCATTCCAAAGATGATATAAAATACCTTTGAGTTCATCCGTGAAGCTCTATCGCTTTCACCTACTTTTGGCATAAAAAGCGTGTAGATAAAGATAGCAATGAGTAAAAACGGTATGATAGTTTTTAAAAAATTTGGATCAAGCAAAAGGATAAGTGCTGCACCGATAATAGCACCGATAAAGGTAAAAATAATACCCCAAAATGCCTCTTTGTAATTAATCATCCCTTTGCGAGTAAAATTTAAAGCAGCTGTGAAGCTACCAAATGTTCCTTGAAGCTTGTTTGTGGCAAGGGCTACGTGCGGGGGCACGCCCATAGCCATAATCGCCGGAAGTGTAATAAGTCCACCACCACCAGC
It contains:
- a CDS encoding TSUP family transporter; this encodes MEFDLFAYFVFFGAAFLGGFVDAIAGGGGLITLPAIMAMGVPPHVALATNKLQGTFGSFTAALNFTRKGMINYKEAFWGIIFTFIGAIIGAALILLLDPNFLKTIIPFLLIAIFIYTLFMPKVGESDRASRMNSKVFYIIFGMILGFYDGFFGPGAGSFWTFALVMLIGLNMKKAVAHTKLLNFISNVVSLGVFLLAGHVLWIVGLLMGAGQMLGAYVGSNMVIKKEIKFIRTMFLIVVGATIVKLVYDYFCG
- a CDS encoding F0F1 ATP synthase subunit A; the encoded protein is MKDLFLFSNMIYHSHAFVYAFHFCLVALIVVLVAKLSVSNMQLVPRGLQNIVEAYLSGVLSMGRDTLGSEELARKYVPLVATIGFVVFFSNVIGIIPGFESPSSSLNLTLTLALIVFIYYNYEGIKKNGFSKYFAHFMGPSKALAPLMFLVEIISHLSRVVSLSFRLFGNIKGDDLFLLVMLTLAPWFAPLPAYALLTLMAVLQSFIFMMLTYVYLAGAVAIEEH
- a CDS encoding AraC family transcriptional regulator; amino-acid sequence: MQFFNKKDSKFFIIISIVFLLFLGLNYYLNYNLLKDNIRRYETELFGRIHAKVEDWASSNFKDIEKIARLLQNENIADSSQIQPLLYKFQQSSNFPYLIMGLDDGNFYISDYDYVTPHNYDLKSRGWYNDTLKAGATIASNPYISMRLGLRSVSICTPIKLISKRGVFCGGQPFEFMRSYFKEYQTLYDKNLYLINSGGEILASFANLNETISFENITLPNEKYVAFTIKNTNWQLVFEKNQELYASELGKYLFINLLLYALCVLMYVLINLFWFNKSNASSKQLDEQKNYIKDILTKQVSGIFINCNESFDIISASTEFENFYDFKDTNNLKNSINLSKFLTDDEKQGFVSELEISLTSSQIRYFNINIGINEPKKYIITTAPLSQNTPFAISVLFQDVSSMQEIYKTSNKLYNANVEKLLLFIKQNIDDDGLCIEKLAKVTGYSKFHIQRVFKNYMNDNISGYLRSYRLERAAFLLKFSDEKVSVIAKKCGFTHNETFIRSFSKTYNLAPIAYRQNLNILPQNQLVFEEIKQQPMRLAITHKFENLDFLKSKQKSNIKDIFIFLENGNIEHKIYATHSNDSELSYVEIPAGKWAKVDVGATNLSFDELMQKINEVFYDVNFYKFKPPFIYFLLTNSAAPEFIYIKI
- a CDS encoding flavocytochrome c → MFNASKRKALKTIACCLATTAVPTFSFGKMSDKDVGSWDDEFDAIVVGSGFAGSAAMLSLLDSGITNCIMIEKMQYLGGNSAYSGGSMAVAGTPIQDRDGIKDDPELQIKDTLKSGHNLNDVELVREMIYEGPTTFKWLVDSGVKFKWVSRSGGHTVPRSHSAGAGSYITRPLQKAIRKNGGKIATRVIMDEIIYNDNGEVVGIKVREKYEFKFDPKFEEKDNKSGQVRYYRCYGGLILATGGWGADLKFRQIFDPALRDDVLTTNHMGATGYTAQKLISDDIKFIDMQYIQRMHVTSADEPFFGFAYRWITRGYAYGIMVNPKTGLRFVNEIADRKVGSDAIWAMNENGQNHPILIMDIEGTKTVDIKDFQRGLSVGAIKKFDTMDELIAHYGINKEPFLEQLKRYNSFVDEAKKDKSYRDPEFNRNFSDYKGKYIKVEKPPFFASRPGPKVHHCMGGVKTTIDCEVYNNDMQIVKNLYACGELTGGRHGFNRLGSNAVLDCLVYGRRAGVKLAQNYNSKRGA